In Lysinibacillus sp. FSL M8-0337, the following proteins share a genomic window:
- a CDS encoding TetR/AcrR family transcriptional regulator: protein MQLTREDWIKAGLHQLANAGIHKVRIETLARILNISKGSFYHHFRDHQELLDAMFNYWEMVATKRIIHSMEQEDSSLEELFTISFSSDKKIEIGIYTWAKYNQVVAKRLVDIEEQRIRCIAHLYQKKGSDELEAIERARLAYLTYIGWMTRFTENPNFTIGKMLELLLKI from the coding sequence ATGCAATTAACAAGAGAAGACTGGATAAAGGCTGGTTTACATCAATTAGCGAACGCAGGCATACATAAAGTTCGTATCGAAACGCTTGCACGTATACTGAACATAAGTAAAGGTAGTTTTTATCATCATTTTCGTGACCATCAAGAACTGTTAGATGCTATGTTCAATTATTGGGAAATGGTTGCTACAAAGCGCATTATTCATAGTATGGAGCAGGAAGATTCTTCATTAGAAGAGCTATTTACAATCAGTTTTAGTAGTGATAAAAAAATTGAAATAGGCATTTATACTTGGGCTAAATATAACCAAGTTGTTGCAAAGCGGTTAGTCGACATCGAGGAACAGCGAATTCGTTGTATTGCTCATTTATATCAAAAAAAAGGAAGTGACGAATTAGAAGCAATCGAACGAGCAAGACTGGCTTATTTAACGTATATAGGATGGATGACTAGGTTTACAGAAAATCCTAATTTTACAATAGGAAAAATGCTTGAACTGTTACTAAAGATATAA
- a CDS encoding DUF3995 domain-containing protein gives MISLLLLVVCVLFLISIIHVYWAFGGRWGAMVALPIKKGSQEPAFVPRKIGTLLVAFLLVVAASLLLIKGIYLRNVQEFNFFTLGCTVCAVVFLIRAIGDFKYVGFFKKIKHSQFARNDTWLYSPLCLLISLVYLFVLF, from the coding sequence ATGATCAGTTTATTACTACTCGTTGTATGTGTTCTGTTTCTGATAAGCATAATACACGTCTATTGGGCATTTGGTGGTCGTTGGGGTGCGATGGTGGCACTCCCTATAAAGAAAGGGAGCCAAGAACCGGCTTTCGTTCCTCGTAAAATAGGAACGTTATTAGTAGCATTCCTTCTTGTGGTAGCAGCTTCCCTACTATTAATAAAAGGGATTTACTTACGGAATGTGCAAGAATTTAACTTTTTTACACTTGGTTGTACGGTTTGTGCAGTTGTATTCTTGATACGAGCAATAGGCGACTTTAAATATGTAGGATTTTTTAAAAAAATAAAACATTCACAGTTTGCAAGAAATGATACATGGTTGTATAGCCCACTTTGTCTCCTCATTTCTTTAGTGTATTTATTTGTACTTTTTTAA
- a CDS encoding histidine phosphatase family protein — protein MSQIIYLLRHGETVFNTQGRYQGQLDSPLTDVGIEQVQQNAVMLKSLLGNPQDWKIISSSLGRALQSAEIICETIGYDFNDVAKDHRLAEVAVGDWAGLTIKEIEKSWPSLLENTDHYNWYFNAPNGESYDSVVARLTDWLDSVEDEQNVIVISHGLTGRILRGIYAGLAKDHALKLDVSQDVFFKLSDKEIHNISLAFDDFY, from the coding sequence TTGAGTCAAATTATTTATTTGCTTCGTCATGGAGAAACGGTTTTTAATACGCAAGGACGATACCAAGGCCAGTTGGATTCACCCTTAACCGATGTTGGCATCGAACAAGTTCAACAAAATGCAGTTATGTTAAAAAGCTTACTAGGCAATCCTCAAGATTGGAAAATTATTTCAAGTTCTTTAGGAAGAGCATTACAGAGCGCAGAAATTATTTGCGAAACGATAGGCTATGATTTTAATGATGTAGCAAAGGACCATCGACTAGCTGAAGTGGCTGTTGGAGATTGGGCTGGGCTTACAATAAAAGAAATTGAAAAGTCTTGGCCAAGTCTTTTAGAAAACACGGACCATTATAATTGGTATTTCAATGCACCGAATGGAGAAAGTTACGACTCGGTTGTTGCTAGATTGACTGATTGGCTCGATAGTGTCGAAGATGAACAAAACGTGATTGTCATATCCCATGGTCTAACTGGGCGGATTTTACGGGGCATTTATGCTGGATTAGCCAAGGACCATGCACTCAAGTTAGATGTATCACAGGATGTATTTTTTAAATTATCCGATAAGGAAATCCATAACATTTCTCTAGCGTTCGATGATTTTTACTGA
- a CDS encoding serine hydrolase, giving the protein MKKFVLICCIGVIAFFFYTNKSKEQVVDIELSSLHSKNALLVNDSGEVLYEKNADAIIYPASLTKIMTAIVAIEASKDLQMQTMVTPQTIATYTAQNASMAGFQAGDFVTIEDLLYGTLLASGADATATLATAIAGSEKAFVELMNDKALELGLNDTHYENVSGLHDPAHISSVRDISKLFQYAIENPTFYQIMTTKSYTTQVPNELTIASTLFSKMDGVEGAILGGKTGYTPEAGLCLASLIEKNGELYIFVTTNAEGHVWTPPLHVEDAMAAYQAL; this is encoded by the coding sequence ATGAAAAAGTTTGTATTAATTTGTTGCATTGGTGTCATCGCATTTTTTTTCTATACGAATAAGTCCAAAGAACAAGTAGTGGATATTGAGCTATCTTCGTTACATAGTAAAAATGCTTTATTGGTAAACGATAGCGGAGAGGTGTTATATGAAAAAAATGCGGATGCTATTATTTATCCAGCATCATTAACCAAAATTATGACAGCCATTGTAGCGATTGAGGCGAGTAAAGATCTTCAAATGCAAACGATGGTTACACCACAAACAATTGCAACATATACTGCGCAAAATGCTTCGATGGCGGGCTTTCAGGCAGGTGATTTTGTAACGATTGAGGATTTACTATACGGTACTTTACTTGCATCAGGTGCTGATGCAACAGCCACGCTAGCAACGGCCATTGCGGGGAGTGAGAAAGCCTTTGTGGAACTGATGAACGATAAAGCACTTGAACTAGGGTTAAATGATACTCATTACGAAAATGTTAGTGGGCTTCATGATCCAGCACATATATCGAGTGTTCGTGATATTAGCAAGCTCTTTCAATATGCGATTGAAAATCCTACTTTTTATCAGATTATGACGACAAAAAGCTATACAACGCAAGTGCCAAATGAGTTAACGATTGCTAGCACTTTATTTTCAAAAATGGATGGGGTGGAAGGTGCCATTCTTGGTGGTAAAACTGGTTATACACCTGAAGCAGGGCTTTGCTTAGCTTCTCTAATTGAAAAAAATGGCGAATTGTATATTTTTGTTACGACAAATGCGGAAGGGCATGTTTGGACGCCGCCTCTACATGTTGAAGATGCAATGGCTGCATATCAAGCACTATAG
- a CDS encoding polysaccharide deacetylase family protein, with amino-acid sequence MKKLLPFALLWAFLCSMAIGHHVSAQASMPAIQQVLKDATVYEEASTESKVNGYIKQGNFVQASAFNEEWIHIQMAQLEGYVEASTLAELTPEKAVVAKKGGLNLMSYPSPSAQKVGQLYENSMLMVYGKAPGGWSYVQYGHEFGYVATNALKKPTAIKKQVNAPKGAIIHLTASPSGEVLGTLAHKTIVQQYTIVAGWAYVEADDQKGYIKASELTDLTVNNKVYNQGVPVAKGAKKRVALTFDDGPNAKVTPQILAILKKYNVKATFFMVGKNASSNAKIVEQVYMDGHEIGNHTWNHPKLTNLEKTSVKEEVDRTSNAIYAAIGQYPTVFRPPYGATNDQVRSVITMPSILWSIDTLDWKHRNADKILTYVKASVKDGSIILMHDIHQTTANGLENVILYLQKQGYECVTVSDILQ; translated from the coding sequence ATGAAAAAATTATTACCTTTTGCGTTATTATGGGCATTTTTATGTAGTATGGCTATTGGGCATCATGTTTCGGCTCAAGCTAGTATGCCTGCTATCCAACAAGTTCTAAAGGATGCGACGGTGTATGAAGAGGCTTCCACAGAAAGCAAGGTGAATGGCTATATTAAACAAGGCAATTTTGTGCAAGCCTCAGCTTTCAATGAGGAATGGATACATATCCAAATGGCACAGTTAGAGGGGTATGTGGAAGCCTCAACATTAGCAGAGCTAACGCCGGAAAAAGCTGTAGTGGCGAAAAAAGGCGGCCTCAACTTAATGTCCTATCCAAGTCCAAGTGCACAAAAAGTTGGACAGCTATATGAAAATAGTATGTTAATGGTGTATGGCAAAGCACCTGGTGGTTGGTCATATGTGCAATATGGACATGAATTTGGCTATGTCGCGACAAATGCGCTGAAAAAACCAACTGCGATAAAAAAGCAGGTAAATGCACCTAAAGGGGCTATCATTCATTTAACTGCGAGCCCAAGCGGTGAAGTGCTAGGCACGCTAGCGCATAAAACGATTGTGCAGCAATATACAATAGTAGCAGGCTGGGCGTATGTGGAAGCTGACGATCAAAAAGGGTACATAAAGGCTTCAGAGCTAACGGACTTAACCGTAAATAATAAAGTCTACAATCAAGGAGTACCAGTAGCAAAAGGTGCGAAAAAGCGGGTAGCTTTAACATTTGACGATGGGCCGAATGCGAAAGTTACGCCACAAATATTAGCTATTTTAAAGAAATACAATGTAAAGGCAACATTTTTTATGGTGGGGAAAAATGCCTCTAGCAATGCAAAAATTGTAGAGCAAGTGTATATGGATGGTCATGAAATTGGCAATCATACGTGGAATCATCCGAAGCTAACTAATTTAGAGAAAACAAGCGTTAAAGAAGAAGTGGATCGGACAAGCAATGCCATTTACGCAGCTATTGGTCAATATCCAACTGTTTTTCGCCCACCATATGGAGCGACAAATGACCAAGTGCGCTCTGTTATTACAATGCCTTCTATTTTATGGTCGATTGATACACTCGATTGGAAGCATCGCAATGCCGATAAAATATTAACGTATGTCAAAGCATCTGTCAAAGATGGCAGTATTATTTTAATGCATGATATTCATCAAACGACAGCCAACGGGCTCGAAAATGTTATTCTTTATTTACAGAAACAAGGTTATGAATGTGTAACGGTAAGTGACATATTACAATAA
- the gltS gene encoding sodium/glutamate symporter has protein sequence MIEINQITTIFLAVALFAFGSFLINKINFLKRFCIPAPVVGGLLFAALATILKTTGLLEISLDTSLQSLFMITFFTTIGLGASFKLVKLGGKLLVIYWLACGFLALMQNVIGVSLASLMGIHPLIGMMAGAVSMEGGHGAAAAFGQTLEDLGISSAMTIGAAAATCGLVAGGLIGGPIVKYLVGKYNLTPDEQEAKAVEYENKHEQITSDSFFTQVVIITFCMAVGTYVGTLFSEATGFVLPGYVGAMFVAVFVRNILDKVKPNAINMKSISLIGDVTLGVFLSMALMSIKLWEIADLALPLFVIVFVQVLFIVLFCIFVLFKLLGKNYDAAVMVAGFAGHGLGATPNAMANMSAVVQRFGPSTKAFLVVPIVGAFLIDVFGIPIIITTINLFK, from the coding sequence ATGATCGAAATTAATCAAATTACAACAATATTTCTCGCAGTCGCGTTATTTGCATTCGGGAGCTTCCTTATTAATAAAATAAACTTTTTAAAACGTTTCTGTATTCCAGCGCCAGTTGTTGGTGGCTTACTTTTTGCAGCACTAGCCACAATATTAAAAACAACTGGCCTATTAGAAATATCTCTTGATACATCATTACAAAGCTTATTTATGATTACTTTTTTCACGACAATTGGTTTAGGTGCTAGCTTTAAACTGGTAAAGCTAGGCGGTAAGCTATTAGTCATTTATTGGCTAGCATGTGGGTTCCTTGCGCTAATGCAAAACGTTATCGGTGTATCCCTTGCTTCACTAATGGGCATTCATCCATTAATCGGTATGATGGCAGGTGCAGTTTCTATGGAAGGTGGTCACGGTGCGGCGGCTGCTTTCGGTCAAACATTAGAAGATTTAGGAATTTCATCAGCTATGACAATCGGTGCGGCGGCTGCTACATGTGGCTTAGTGGCTGGAGGTCTAATTGGTGGACCGATTGTCAAATATTTAGTTGGGAAATACAATTTAACACCAGATGAACAAGAAGCAAAAGCCGTTGAGTATGAAAATAAACATGAACAAATTACATCGGATTCATTCTTTACACAAGTGGTAATCATCACATTTTGTATGGCTGTCGGAACGTATGTTGGAACTCTATTCTCCGAAGCTACAGGTTTCGTATTACCAGGTTACGTAGGTGCCATGTTTGTCGCAGTATTCGTCCGTAATATTTTAGATAAAGTGAAACCAAATGCCATTAACATGAAAAGTATTTCTTTAATCGGTGACGTCACATTAGGTGTTTTCCTATCTATGGCGTTAATGAGCATTAAACTATGGGAAATTGCCGATTTAGCTTTACCTCTATTTGTCATTGTTTTTGTACAAGTACTATTCATCGTTCTATTCTGTATTTTTGTATTATTTAAATTACTCGGTAAAAACTACGATGCAGCAGTTATGGTGGCGGGCTTTGCAGGACATGGCTTGGGTGCAACACCGAATGCAATGGCGAATATGTCAGCAGTTGTTCAGCGCTTCGGTCCTTCTACAAAGGCATTCCTCGTTGTGCCAATTGTAGGTGCATTTCTAATTGATGTCTTTGGTATTCCTATTATTATTACAACTATTAACTTATTTAAATAA
- the hutG gene encoding formimidoylglutamase, translated as MYTMTDQKQWKGRIDSTTNPSSFRLHQKVKRLAINDVSASQQKNAGIVGFICDEGVRRNQGRVGAANGPNALRGALASLPWTFDEQQEIIDVGNILCLNHALEDAQQELGEIVQGLRAKNMQCIILGGGHETLYGHYLGVRAALQKDARIGIINIDAHFDLRPYDEQTSSGTMFRQILEQDPHTDYFVLGIQRYGNTQELFDKAHELQVKYVLEEQMTADNNAHIMNDLQQFMDNHDYILLTLCMDVVNTAYAPGVSAPSPFGLDPKTVRAVIQKVASHPHTHSFDICEVNPLLDENGQTVKLGAYFVYDALNNLLRRNGS; from the coding sequence ATGTATACAATGACAGATCAAAAACAATGGAAAGGTCGCATCGATTCAACTACTAATCCAAGTAGTTTCCGATTACATCAAAAAGTAAAACGATTGGCTATTAACGATGTAAGCGCTTCACAACAAAAAAATGCTGGGATTGTCGGGTTTATATGTGATGAAGGGGTACGCCGCAATCAAGGGCGAGTTGGTGCAGCAAATGGACCCAATGCACTTCGTGGTGCACTGGCAAGCTTACCGTGGACATTTGATGAGCAACAGGAAATTATCGATGTCGGTAACATTCTTTGCCTCAATCATGCGTTAGAGGATGCACAACAAGAGCTCGGTGAAATTGTTCAAGGTCTACGCGCAAAAAACATGCAATGTATTATCCTTGGTGGCGGTCATGAAACATTATACGGGCATTACTTAGGTGTTCGTGCAGCATTACAAAAAGATGCCCGTATCGGAATTATTAACATCGATGCACATTTTGATTTACGACCATATGATGAACAAACTTCATCCGGTACAATGTTCCGTCAAATTTTAGAACAAGATCCACATACAGACTATTTTGTACTAGGTATTCAACGTTATGGAAATACACAAGAGCTGTTTGATAAAGCACATGAGCTACAAGTGAAATATGTGTTAGAAGAACAAATGACAGCAGACAACAACGCGCATATTATGAACGATCTACAGCAATTTATGGATAATCATGATTATATTTTACTTACTTTATGTATGGACGTTGTCAACACAGCCTACGCACCTGGTGTTAGTGCACCCTCTCCTTTTGGTCTAGATCCAAAAACGGTTCGAGCTGTAATTCAAAAAGTAGCATCACATCCACATACCCATTCTTTTGATATATGTGAAGTGAATCCGTTACTAGATGAAAATGGTCAAACAGTCAAATTGGGTGCTTATTTTGTCTATGATGCACTCAACAACTTACTTAGGAGGAACGGTTCATGA
- a CDS encoding LysR family transcriptional regulator gives MDLKQLQYFIAVIEHMNYSKAAEKLHISQPSLSNAIKKLEQEVGSSLLERNTRNLQLTEAGQLLYERAKVILKNMEVLKIEMDEVIVHGTSDLTIGVMESIKHWLPKAIVEYKKGYPQMKFHLVDILGSKRVKKSLKGYKTHVIITNQLMDDEELEVKCLYEERLVAVLPLHHPLATKDLLTIADLSNEPFIISTDGFQTRQDILNAFEQAGQAINVQFEIERFETAVSLVRENLGITILPENYLQGPTAKTIVQKEIDCPNLQRNVYLVYLKNRHLPFAIRQFIDGVIHYFDSKR, from the coding sequence TTGGATTTAAAACAATTACAATATTTTATCGCTGTTATTGAGCATATGAATTACTCGAAAGCAGCTGAAAAATTGCATATTTCTCAGCCTTCTTTAAGTAATGCTATTAAAAAATTAGAACAAGAAGTTGGTTCTTCTTTACTTGAAAGAAATACAAGAAATTTACAATTAACCGAAGCAGGTCAGCTTTTATATGAACGAGCAAAAGTTATTTTAAAAAATATGGAAGTGCTAAAAATTGAAATGGACGAGGTCATTGTACATGGTACAAGTGATTTGACCATCGGTGTAATGGAGTCCATTAAGCATTGGTTACCGAAAGCGATTGTCGAATATAAAAAGGGCTATCCACAGATGAAGTTTCATTTAGTCGATATTTTAGGTAGCAAGCGTGTTAAGAAATCACTGAAAGGCTATAAAACGCATGTTATTATTACCAATCAATTAATGGACGATGAAGAGCTCGAAGTGAAATGTTTGTATGAGGAACGACTTGTCGCTGTATTACCTTTACATCATCCGTTAGCGACGAAAGATTTACTGACCATAGCAGATTTAAGCAATGAGCCATTTATTATTAGTACGGATGGATTTCAAACAAGGCAGGATATTTTAAATGCATTTGAACAAGCTGGTCAAGCAATCAATGTTCAATTTGAAATCGAACGTTTTGAAACGGCTGTATCCCTTGTTCGCGAAAATTTAGGTATTACCATTTTGCCTGAAAACTATTTACAGGGGCCAACCGCGAAGACGATTGTTCAGAAAGAAATTGATTGCCCTAATTTACAAAGGAATGTTTATTTAGTGTATTTAAAAAATCGACATCTGCCCTTTGCAATCCGACAATTTATTGATGGTGTTATACATTATTTTGATAGTAAAAGATAA
- a CDS encoding acyl-CoA dehydrogenase family protein — translation MNFSYSEKVVELQEKLTKFMEQYIYPNEALYAAQVEAMADRWGAIPPIMEELKRKAQEAGLWNLFLPDSEYGAGLSNIEYAPLCEIMGRSLIAPEVFNCNAPDTGNMEVLVRYGSDKQKKEWLEPLLRGEIRSCFAMTEPAVASSDATNIEASIERDGDQYILNGHKWWTTGAGDPRCKVAIFMGKHKDSTASIHEQQSMILVPMDTPGVKIERMLTAFGYDHAPEGHGEVTFTNVRVPVENILWGEGKGFAIAQGRLGPGRIHHCMRLIGAAERALEEMCSRLLERQAFHRPLADQGVMRERIAESRIDIEQARLLTLKAAYMMDTVGNKEAKAEIAMIKVVAPNMALRVIDRAIQAFGAAGVGPDTTLAAQWANSRTLRLADGPDEVHRNTVAKLELKKHAPKQKELVK, via the coding sequence ATGAATTTTTCTTATAGTGAAAAAGTAGTAGAACTGCAAGAAAAACTGACGAAATTTATGGAACAGTATATTTATCCAAATGAGGCACTGTATGCGGCACAGGTGGAAGCAATGGCGGATCGTTGGGGAGCGATTCCTCCGATTATGGAAGAATTGAAGCGTAAAGCACAAGAAGCGGGGCTATGGAATTTATTTTTACCTGATAGCGAGTATGGCGCAGGTTTATCGAATATAGAATATGCTCCTTTATGTGAAATTATGGGGCGATCATTAATAGCGCCGGAAGTCTTTAACTGCAATGCGCCGGATACGGGGAACATGGAGGTACTTGTACGCTATGGGTCGGATAAGCAAAAAAAAGAGTGGTTAGAGCCGCTCTTGCGTGGAGAAATCCGCTCTTGCTTTGCGATGACGGAGCCGGCAGTGGCCTCTAGTGATGCGACCAATATTGAGGCTAGCATCGAACGAGACGGTGATCAGTATATTTTAAACGGTCATAAGTGGTGGACAACTGGGGCTGGCGATCCACGCTGTAAAGTCGCGATTTTTATGGGAAAACATAAGGATTCTACGGCTTCTATCCATGAGCAACAATCAATGATTCTAGTTCCAATGGATACACCAGGTGTCAAAATAGAGCGCATGTTAACGGCCTTTGGCTATGACCATGCACCTGAAGGTCATGGAGAGGTTACGTTTACAAATGTACGAGTACCTGTGGAAAATATTTTATGGGGTGAAGGGAAAGGTTTTGCGATTGCTCAAGGTCGTTTGGGCCCAGGTCGCATTCATCATTGTATGCGTCTTATCGGAGCAGCTGAACGTGCTTTAGAAGAAATGTGTAGCCGCTTACTAGAGCGTCAAGCCTTCCATCGACCGCTAGCAGACCAAGGCGTGATGCGTGAACGAATAGCAGAATCACGTATTGATATTGAACAGGCAAGGCTGCTTACGTTAAAAGCAGCATACATGATGGATACAGTAGGGAATAAAGAGGCGAAGGCTGAAATTGCGATGATTAAAGTAGTCGCACCGAATATGGCATTGCGTGTCATCGACCGTGCCATTCAAGCATTTGGTGCTGCTGGCGTTGGACCTGATACGACGCTCGCTGCTCAGTGGGCCAATTCACGCACATTGCGTTTAGCAGATGGACCAGACGAGGTGCATCGCAATACTGTAGCGAAATTAGAACTGAAAAAACATGCCCCAAAGCAAAAGGAGCTGGTAAAATGA
- a CDS encoding SDR family oxidoreductase yields the protein MTVLELFSLQGKTAIVTGGGRGLGAQIAQGFAEAGANVVLCSRKVEACEEMATQLAQLGVQTLALACDVTKPEEIAHVVSKTLETFGKIDILVNNSGASWGAPAVDMPYEAWQKVFDVNVNGTFLMSQAVGKVMLAQKAGKIINIASIAGLGGTLPDFMDTIGYNASKGAVITLTKDLAVKWGPSGVNINAIAPGFFPTKMSNVLIERGQDYLMGATPLKRLGAENDLKGVALFLAAAASDYVTGEVIVVDGGMSAII from the coding sequence ATGACTGTTCTTGAGCTATTTAGCTTGCAAGGGAAAACTGCTATTGTTACAGGTGGTGGTCGCGGACTTGGTGCACAAATTGCGCAAGGCTTTGCAGAGGCTGGTGCCAACGTTGTGCTGTGCTCACGCAAAGTGGAGGCTTGTGAGGAAATGGCGACACAACTCGCACAATTAGGTGTCCAGACACTTGCGCTTGCCTGTGATGTGACGAAACCAGAGGAAATTGCCCATGTTGTGTCAAAAACATTAGAGACCTTTGGTAAGATTGATATTTTAGTAAACAATAGTGGTGCATCATGGGGGGCACCGGCTGTCGACATGCCATACGAGGCATGGCAAAAGGTGTTTGATGTGAACGTCAACGGTACATTTTTAATGTCGCAAGCTGTTGGTAAAGTGATGCTTGCACAAAAAGCGGGTAAAATTATTAATATTGCTTCTATTGCAGGGCTTGGAGGTACACTTCCTGACTTTATGGATACAATTGGTTATAACGCTAGTAAAGGTGCAGTTATTACGTTAACCAAAGATTTAGCGGTGAAATGGGGACCATCAGGTGTAAACATTAATGCCATTGCACCTGGATTTTTCCCAACGAAAATGTCCAATGTTTTAATAGAACGAGGACAAGATTATTTAATGGGGGCTACACCTTTAAAGCGTCTAGGTGCTGAAAATGATTTGAAGGGCGTTGCATTATTTTTAGCTGCTGCAGCTTCGGATTATGTTACAGGTGAGGTGATTGTGGTAGATGGTGGAATGAGTGCAATTATTTAA
- a CDS encoding phosphotransferase family protein — MDTMQVRASERIDAEQLHAFLKRHFPDLPEGKLEISQFSAGHSNLTYCLKIADFEIVLRRPPLGPVAKKAHDMKREFTILSALHPFLAVVPKPYVYVDDASIIGSDFFLMERKNGVVLDTRFPSGTESTIALARQLSEKMVESLVALHAIPYKETALKDMVKPEGFMERQVVSWVDRYEKAKTAELSEVAALTAWLKANIPTNNEATIIHYDYKFNNAMFSQDYSEMIGLFDWEMTTVGDPLADLGVAMSYWMHADDPKMLLYALGEPPITVHPGFYSREEFIAHYAEKSGRDVSSIDYYITFAYFKLAVICQQIYYRYVNGQTKDDRFAQMNTMVAALIQQAAKSIK, encoded by the coding sequence ATGGATACGATGCAAGTAAGGGCAAGTGAACGAATCGATGCAGAGCAATTACATGCTTTTTTAAAGCGACATTTCCCAGACTTACCAGAAGGGAAACTTGAAATTTCTCAATTTAGTGCGGGTCATTCTAATTTAACTTACTGTTTAAAAATAGCGGATTTTGAAATTGTACTTCGCAGACCACCTCTGGGGCCAGTGGCAAAAAAAGCGCATGATATGAAGCGTGAATTTACAATATTATCGGCGCTCCATCCGTTTTTAGCTGTTGTACCAAAACCATATGTATATGTCGATGATGCGAGCATTATCGGCAGTGACTTTTTCTTAATGGAAAGAAAAAATGGCGTCGTGTTAGACACACGTTTCCCATCAGGGACAGAATCGACAATAGCACTCGCACGTCAATTGTCTGAAAAAATGGTGGAATCACTTGTAGCGCTCCATGCCATTCCATATAAGGAAACGGCTTTAAAGGATATGGTCAAGCCTGAAGGGTTTATGGAACGCCAAGTGGTTAGTTGGGTTGATCGTTATGAGAAAGCAAAAACAGCTGAGCTGTCAGAGGTAGCAGCGCTAACGGCTTGGTTAAAGGCTAATATACCGACAAATAATGAAGCGACAATTATTCACTATGACTATAAGTTCAACAATGCGATGTTTTCACAAGATTACTCAGAAATGATTGGGCTTTTTGATTGGGAAATGACAACAGTAGGTGATCCGTTAGCAGATCTCGGTGTTGCGATGAGTTATTGGATGCATGCAGATGATCCAAAAATGTTGTTGTATGCATTAGGGGAGCCACCGATTACGGTTCATCCTGGATTTTATTCGAGAGAGGAATTTATCGCGCACTATGCGGAGAAAAGTGGTCGAGATGTCTCATCAATCGACTATTATATCACGTTTGCTTATTTTAAATTAGCGGTCATTTGCCAACAAATTTATTATCGTTATGTCAACGGACAAACGAAAGACGATCGTTTCGCACAAATGAATACGATGGTAGCTGCACTTATACAACAAGCTGCTAAAAGTATTAAATAG
- a CDS encoding GNAT family protein yields the protein MNVEKIFESFPLLRSSNLQFKKIEESHLDMLFAIYDNEKVFEYCGIIPKHNIQTVQKMIGHFERDFTKRSRVKWGIFYKDQQDSLVGIIEAMDFNQKVNMVTIGYYLAENYWNKGIATESVQTICKFLFDEANINRIQAEVMPMNDASKKVLLKSGFMKEGLLRQATFWSGKGIVDLEIYSILQEEYNK from the coding sequence ATGAATGTAGAAAAAATCTTTGAAAGCTTCCCACTATTACGTTCTAGCAACCTACAATTTAAAAAAATAGAAGAAAGCCACTTAGACATGTTATTCGCTATCTACGATAATGAAAAAGTATTTGAGTATTGCGGCATTATCCCGAAGCACAATATTCAGACTGTCCAAAAAATGATTGGTCATTTTGAACGTGACTTCACGAAAAGAAGTAGAGTGAAATGGGGGATTTTTTATAAAGATCAACAAGATTCTTTAGTCGGTATAATCGAAGCGATGGATTTTAACCAAAAAGTAAATATGGTAACAATTGGCTACTATTTAGCAGAGAACTATTGGAATAAGGGCATTGCAACGGAATCTGTACAAACCATTTGTAAATTTTTATTTGATGAAGCGAACATTAATAGAATTCAAGCAGAGGTTATGCCGATGAACGATGCGTCAAAAAAAGTGCTTTTAAAAAGTGGCTTTATGAAAGAAGGTTTATTAAGACAAGCTACTTTCTGGTCTGGTAAAGGTATTGTTGATTTGGAAATTTACAGCATTTTGCAAGAGGAGTACAATAAATAA